Proteins encoded together in one Chryseobacterium taklimakanense window:
- a CDS encoding LptF/LptG family permease yields the protein MKILDRYIIKTFFGPFLFIFSVLFFIFIVNIIWIQMAQFVGKGLTYWEITKLLFYMGVSVVSMVMPLTILLSSIMTFGEFGERYELAAMKAAGISLTRVMTPLFIVTTILATILFFFQNNITPDFQRKAKNMLYNIAATKPALNFTPGQFINQIPGFSVKFDKIEGEGGEKVEGVFIHKSTNIYENQQAVVAKNGRFVPAGDKNYLKLLLYNGYVYEDEYRNKDYNQRLKQPNQSVKFDTLVLHFDVSELINKAIEKEQITDDYRFQTYNQINKTIVKTKKDNDEVMQGLGTSMVSNANNYVNIIQSSKEKPKKVVAQYKIDTLKKQKKLDVLYSAYNKIESQKNELSTKEEQIKGMVKGYNKMIIYQQRIFAYSFTCIIFFLIGASLGSIIRKGGMGVPVVVAIVIFIIFYVMNLTVENLSWKGKMNPYLAAWLPNLILFPFGLWLTIKALTDSQLFDIEKYRTLFKPLIEKFQKPKEHARYQ from the coding sequence ATGAAAATCCTCGACCGCTATATCATAAAAACTTTTTTTGGACCTTTCCTGTTCATTTTCAGCGTTCTGTTTTTCATTTTTATCGTGAATATCATCTGGATCCAGATGGCGCAGTTCGTGGGTAAAGGCCTCACCTACTGGGAAATTACAAAACTGCTTTTTTATATGGGCGTTAGCGTGGTTTCGATGGTAATGCCGCTTACGATCTTGCTTTCTTCGATCATGACTTTTGGTGAATTTGGCGAAAGATATGAACTGGCCGCAATGAAGGCCGCCGGAATTTCCCTTACACGGGTGATGACGCCGCTTTTCATCGTTACCACCATTCTCGCAACGATACTTTTTTTCTTTCAGAATAATATCACCCCAGATTTTCAGCGGAAGGCAAAAAACATGCTTTACAACATCGCTGCCACGAAACCCGCACTCAATTTCACTCCGGGACAGTTCATCAATCAAATTCCGGGATTTTCCGTAAAATTTGATAAAATTGAAGGTGAAGGCGGGGAAAAGGTGGAAGGCGTTTTCATTCATAAATCCACTAATATTTACGAAAACCAGCAGGCAGTTGTTGCAAAAAACGGAAGATTTGTCCCGGCCGGCGACAAAAACTATTTAAAGCTGTTACTTTATAACGGTTATGTGTACGAGGACGAATACAGAAACAAAGATTACAACCAAAGGTTAAAACAGCCAAACCAGTCAGTAAAATTCGATACACTTGTGCTGCATTTTGATGTGAGCGAGCTTATTAATAAAGCCATCGAAAAAGAGCAGATTACCGACGATTACCGTTTCCAGACTTATAACCAGATCAACAAAACCATTGTAAAGACAAAAAAGGACAATGATGAAGTGATGCAGGGCCTCGGAACATCAATGGTGAGCAATGCGAACAACTATGTCAACATCATCCAGTCCTCAAAAGAAAAGCCTAAAAAGGTTGTCGCCCAATATAAAATCGACACTTTAAAAAAACAGAAAAAGCTGGATGTACTCTACTCTGCTTACAATAAGATTGAATCTCAGAAAAACGAACTTTCGACAAAAGAAGAGCAGATCAAAGGGATGGTGAAGGGCTACAACAAGATGATCATTTACCAGCAGAGGATTTTTGCATATTCCTTCACGTGCATCATTTTCTTTTTGATTGGGGCAAGTTTGGGCAGCATCATCCGTAAGGGAGGAATGGGAGTTCCGGTGGTGGTGGCTATTGTGATATTCATTATTTTTTATGTGATGAATCTTACGGTGGAAAACCTTTCGTGGAAAGGAAAAATGAATCCCTATCTCGCGGCCTGGCTGCCAAATTTGATTCTATTCCCGTTTGGGCTGTGGCTGACCATAAAAGCGCTGACCGATTCCCAATTGTTTGATATTGAAAAATACCGCACACTTTTTAAGCCGCTAATCGAAAAATTCCAGAAACCTAAGGAGCACGCCAGGTATCAGTAA